In Takifugu flavidus isolate HTHZ2018 chromosome 1, ASM371156v2, whole genome shotgun sequence, the DNA window TCCTGGTGGAGCTGTACGGGAACAGCCTGCTGCTCACGGCCGTGTACGGGCTGGTGGTGGCAGgctccgtgctgctgctgggggccaTCATCGGGGACTGGGTGGACCGGAACCCCAGGCTCAAAGGTAAGGATCCAACGCACTGCAGGCAAATGCCCCTCCTGGTTGTCTTCCCAGAGGAATTTGGCTGTCACGCTGTTGGATCAGGAGCGGCCTGATTGGAACCGAAATCTCTTGTTTCTGACCGCGTCTGCGTCGCTAATCTTCCTCGCCGCCTGTCCGCAGTGGCCCAGACCTCGCTGGTCGTCCAGAACACTTGCGTCATCCTGTGCGGGATCCTCCTCATGGTGGTTTTCCAGTTCAAATCTCAGCTGGTGGAGCTTTACAACGGCTGGATTCTGGTAAGATCTCTCATTGGGGACCcttcagagccccccccccccacacacacacacagttgggcTCTTCTTTGTTTATCAAGTGCAACCTTTTAACCTGAATCATTACTTTGGCATTGATTGCTGATAATGTGTCCAATCGGCGTGTTTCACCAGCTCCTGGGACGAGAGCGATAAACAACTCCCCCATCTTGATTTAATAAAATGTTGGGATGTTCTTTCGTGTGCTTTGGAGGCTCAAACACACTAAATctagaaacacattttagcTCTTGGAGGAAAACGCAGATTCCTGTGTtgcaaaagagaaagaaaagaagattgATGTTGGTGATTTGCTGCCTGTCGCCACTTGTTGAGGCGCCGGAGGGCTTTTACGAAACAGTCCGCTTCCAGACGGGTCAGCCAGGGGCTGAAAAGGGCGCCGCTCGGCGTCCCGGCCATTCCGGCCAGCGGTGGAGTCCTGTTACAGGCTGCACAGTCAGCAGGTTCTCCAAGGTTGCGTCacgtgatggagggagagaaggaaatcAGCCAGGCCCGTTCtgactgctgcagctgtgtttgagAGCTCAGGAAGATCAACAAACCTCCTCCTGCCATTACTGGCCTCTGTTTGCGGCATTTTTTTCTGCCCTGGTTTCGTTTGTTCAGGTCACGTTCACGTTCAAACACATTCAAATACGGCCCAAAACATAAGCGACAGAAAAATGAATCATTCGGTTGGTTTGATCCTTTTAGTCAGAGGAAAAGAACTTTTTCGGTCCCCTCAAACTTCTGGGGAGtcaatgttccttttttttgttcctcctgTCTTTAGACCACCTGCTACATCCTGGTGATCAGCATCGCCAACATCGCTAACCTGGCTAGCACGGCCACGTCCATCACCATCCAGAGGGACTgggtggtggttgtggcgggTCAGGACAGCAACAAGTTGGCAGGTCAGTGTTTCCTTATCAGCTGCTGCGTTATCGCCCGGCGTGGGCTTCACGTGATCCCTTATCGGCTCCGTGCTAAGACTTTGGCCCAGGATGTGGCCCCACTCTCATTTTCAGCTTTTATGTGCTATTTTAAAGGTTGGCTGACGTGGTGGAATACTGTGAACACGACGAACTTTGTCTTATCCTCGTCCTCTCGACGTTCTTCTCTGATTTGACTTTGATCGTCTCCAGTAAATATTGTTTTGCTTGCTGAGTGTTTTGCTTCTCGATGGCAACAAAGGCCATAAATACTTTTAAACCGCGGCCTGTCGTCTTCCACTATCGCTCTGTGAGGTTCTGTACTCATCGGTCCGTCGCCAAGGCAACAGAGCTCACTTAGATGGCTGAAGTGGGACAGGAAGCTGGCATCCTGCCTCCTTGGACTGGTTCCCACACGCAGTTTAATGAGCTGATAATTAAGAGAAAATTAGCTGCGTACTATCAGGCGACTTAACAAACTTCTTGTAGTTTTTTGTGTTGGTGTCagcactgaccccccccccccccccctttcttggCAGACATGAACGCCACGGTGCGGATCATCGACCAGCTGACCAACATCCTCGCCCCCATGCTGGTAGGCCAGATCATGGCCTTCGGCTCCCATTTCATCGGCTGCGGCTTCATCTCCGGCTGGAACCTGTGCTCCATGTTTGTGGAGTACACGCTGCTCTGGAAGGTGTATAAGATGACGCCGGCCTTGGCCGTGAAGGCCGGGCAGaaggagccgcagcagcaggagctcaaACAGCTCAACGTCCCCAAAGGTAGCGGCCAGCTCGCCAGCGTTTGGAGTGCGATGAGGCTAGATGTAGCTCAACCTGTGTTTGCGTCTCTCCTGCTCAGACCTGGAGGGCGGCCAGAGTCCCGAGGAGTCGTCTCAGCCGCTGATGAACGAAATCTCCGTCCCCAACGACGCCGACTCCCCCCAGAAGCACGGCTGTTTCTACCAGATGACCGAACCCCTGCGCACCGTTAAGTCGGGCTGGGTGGCCTACTACAACCAGAACATCTTCTTCGCCGGCATGTCCCTGGCCTTCCTCTACATGACGGTGCTGGGATTCGACTGCATCACCACCGGCTACGCCTACACGCAGGGCCTCAACGGCTCCATCCTCAGCCTGCTGATGGGGGCGTCGGCCGTGATGGGCATCTGTGGAACCGTCGCTTTCACCTGGATTCGCAAGAAGTGCGGCCTGATCCGCACGGGCTTCATCTCGGGCATCGCCCAGCTGTCCTGCCTCATGCTCTGCGTTGTGTCGGTCTTCGCCCCGGGGAGCCCGTTCGACCTCAGCGTCTCGCCCTTCCAGGACCTTTACACCCACCTGATGGGGGAGCCGACGCTGCCAGAGGCCGACCACACGCTGACCGGCCTCGTCCGGGCTGGAAACCTCACCACTGCCGCACCCTCTCCGGAGCCCTCACACCCGCCGTCCCTGCTGTCTGTTAGTCTGCTCTTCGCTGGCGTCATCGCTGCTCGAGTCGGTAAGAAGCGCGGCGTTTGAGatggaagccccgcccctttcccGCAGTTGCAACGGAAATGAGATAATTGCCGGAAACGAAGATCCTCTGTTCACTCGTCACGGGTGCTGATGCGCTTTTCTTGTTATTGTTGCTTTATTAGCGCCGTTTAACGAAGTGTTACAGTTCCGTTTACGACCTTCCGGAGGTGACTCGGCAGTCTTCAGGTCGAACGCTTTCATAAGTCGCCAGCATCTGACCTCGGGACTGTGCTGCCCACGTCAGCAGCAACCTTTGTTTCCGTTGATACGTGCAGGCTTCTATGTTGGCTTTATGGCAGCTGTAAATTGAAAACGAAGAAATCGTTTATGTTTAACGGTGATctctgtcctgcaggtctgtggtCCTTTGACCTGACAGTGACCCAGCTCATCCAGGAAAATGTGATCGAGTCCGAGCGCGGCGTGATCAACGGagtccagaactccatgaattACCTCTTGGACCTGCTGCACTTCATCATGGTGATTCTGGCTCCAAATCCAGAAGCTTTCGGCCTGCTGGTCATCATCTCGGTCTCCTTCGTGGCCATGGGTCACATGATGTACTTTAGGTTTGCCTTCAAGAACCTGGGAAACCAcctgttcctctgctgctccccagAGCAGAAGGTGGAGGCAGTTGAGACCCCCTCACCTCCGACCACCGTGTAACCCGATTAAAGAGACTCTGTCTTCAGCGCGCGAGCTCTACCCTACCCCCGTAGCTAACATCTTGCTTTGTAGCTGAaagaatgctaatgctaatatgaGTACCATAACATGCTTTGCAGGATATTGCCATTAAAATGTATGACTCGTTAGCAGCAGCTTACAGATATAGACGACTAATCCCCACCGACCTGTAAATATGGTTTCtgccttctgggagtcagtcgATCACGTACAGATCCTCCTGTGAAACGTGCGTACTGTCAGACGTGGATCGAGGCCTTCTCAGCTTTTGCCCCAGTGTCGGTGCTACTCAATACCCAGGGGATGAGATGCCATAGGAGTCTCCTTTACTCACTCAGAGGCAAGTAGGAAATCTTGCAGGGAATCTGGCACCGAGGCTGGAATCGGGGGTTTAGATGTTGCAGAAAAGACCCCAGAAGCATTGGTGCTACAGCTGTGTAAGCTAGCTGTTCCCCTAGACGTGCACGGTGGGCGTCTTCCAGATCCTCTTTACCAAACTGGGATCAAGTCTCTTTAATCTTGAGGGTTGTGCTATTTATTCAGGAAAGTTGGCTTTCATGATATCTGTATCATCGGTGTTTTGTTgcatgtgcacatttgtgcCCCACAGATTCAGTTACCAAAGTCTTAATCCATCTATAGCATCAAAAAGGAAGTGAGGGAATCCAGAGATCTGAAGCATtccaaatatatatatttttacatcAGGTGACAATAGAGGTGTAGATTTAGTTTTGCGTTCATAAAAAGCTGTTCTAGAATGTACTAAAATTTTATTTTCTACTAGTTTATATTGTTCTTTGGATTAATTTTCCAATCACGATTGTTACATGAGCGTTTGAGGCGATTTAACTGCACGATAAGTGATtttgcaacccccccccagtAAACCTTTACTTGATTTTATTCACACCACTTTGCCTCCTTTTCGGTGTGAGAGTTGGGGAGGGGGACTTTAGAAGGCACATAATGCAACTATTTAAGCTAAATAAACAAGTCAAACATGGATACACACGTCAGCTTAGTCAGCAGATCTTAGTCATGTCCCTACCAGCCTCAAGGCTAACGAACTGAGCAAATCCACCCAAATTCAGAGCTCATGTAGCATAAACCGCCTTATTGTAGTGAAGCCTTGAAAAGCGGTGTGCACACACGCGGCCGCACCACGGCGGCGGTCTGACCCTCCCCGACCACGACAACCCCCTCAGTTTTTGGTGAGCAGGGCGAAACACTTTGTTTAGGTTGGAAACAGAAGCAGACGTAGCAGAGGAGAACAGAAGGCTCCTTCTCAGCCCGCCAGAGGTTGAGTCAGGGTTTTTCCAGGTGTTGCTTGATGTGCGCAGGCAGGAAAATCTTATTCCACTCAGGTTAAAGCCAACCTCAGATCCCGCTCTTAAACCAGCCAATCTGCTGATTCAGGAATATCGCACGCCGCCATAACTGTTCTGTTGGTGAAGTAGCTGCCGTTTATTAAGATATATATACTGAGTGCCTGTTTATTACATCCCTGTCTGTAAATACTTATACAGAATATTTTTAGTTGCACTTCAAGACATTTTGTAATCACACTCCATGGTACAGATTGTGTTACATGGCATCTTAAATAAAGAAACTTTCACTGTCAAACGTGTGCTGAGGTTTCTCTCGTGGTTGGGATactgcggtgtgtgtgtgtgttcggggggGTGGGTCGGCTGCTGTGTGAGGTCACATACCACAGTAGAATTAGCTGCTAATTTCTTCCTCGGTCTGTTCTTTCAGACAGACGGTCTTTAACTGTGCTTTAATGCTGAGCTGGATGATCTGGACTTGAACACcagctcaagtgtgtgtgtgtgtgtgacctggtTCTGGCAGGACAAAAGAGCTCAGTCTGGGCTCTGACACTGTTCGTCATTTCAGCACCGTCAGACCAAACCTGCTCCATCTGTCCCGTTGTCGTGAGGAGTTGGTGCCACTTTAAGAGCTAACCTGAACTCCAAATAGCAGCTGATGA includes these proteins:
- the slc40a1 gene encoding solute carrier family 40 member 1 encodes the protein MESSGPKKGCCVSVRDFFTSAKFLIYVGHAMSTWGDRMWNFAVAVFLVELYGNSLLLTAVYGLVVAGSVLLLGAIIGDWVDRNPRLKVAQTSLVVQNTCVILCGILLMVVFQFKSQLVELYNGWILTTCYILVISIANIANLASTATSITIQRDWVVVVAGQDSNKLADMNATVRIIDQLTNILAPMLVGQIMAFGSHFIGCGFISGWNLCSMFVEYTLLWKVYKMTPALAVKAGQKEPQQQELKQLNVPKDLEGGQSPEESSQPLMNEISVPNDADSPQKHGCFYQMTEPLRTVKSGWVAYYNQNIFFAGMSLAFLYMTVLGFDCITTGYAYTQGLNGSILSLLMGASAVMGICGTVAFTWIRKKCGLIRTGFISGIAQLSCLMLCVVSVFAPGSPFDLSVSPFQDLYTHLMGEPTLPEADHTLTGLVRAGNLTTAAPSPEPSHPPSLLSVSLLFAGVIAARVGLWSFDLTVTQLIQENVIESERGVINGVQNSMNYLLDLLHFIMVILAPNPEAFGLLVIISVSFVAMGHMMYFRFAFKNLGNHLFLCCSPEQKVEAVETPSPPTTV